The sequence CATAACATTATTGTTAGGTGATTGACTTGTTACCCGTCGGAAGCCCTGCAACCGGAGACGACTTCATCGACCGCGAGTGCGAGACCACAATCATCCCGAGTACCATCGAAAAAGATCATGTCATGCTCGTTGCCCCACGGCGAGTTGAAATTTTACTCAAAGATGCTCCGGGACTGGTGGAGGATATATTATGCCAGCGTCGAGTAATGTAATCCTCTATCGATACTCTCCCGCGACCCTTGATCGGGAAACGCTCCAGTACCTCCTCGTCGGCCGCCAGAAACTCGCAGAAAGCCTGCTTGAAGAGATCGATCAGGCGTCCGGGAGCGGAACTCCGCGCTTTTTCCTCCTTGTCGGACCCCGTGGCATTGGAAAATCCCACCTGCTGACCCTGCTCTACCAGAGGATGCACGATGACCTCGCTGAGAGGATAATCCCCGTAAAACTTGCGGAGGAGGAGTATTCGATATTCAGGGCGTCGGACTTCTTCTTGAGGATACTGGAAGAGATGGGGATCGGCATCGCGGATGTAATTGCGCTCGAAGAAGACCGGCTGGTCCGTGACGTTGCAGTTGATATGCTCAAAGGTTTTGCATCGACTGAGGGGAAACAGATTGCAATATTCGTTGAGAATCTGCACGAAATCTTCAACCAGATGGACAAACGTGAGATCCAGGCGTTACGATCGATATTCCAGCAGACAAACACCTTCTCAGTAGTTGCTTCGGCACCGTCGGTCTTCCCCGGCGTATCGGATCATGATGAGCCCTTTTACAATTTCTTCCGGATCTTTCATCTCCTGGAACTCAAATGCGCTGAAGTCAAAGAGTTGATGAAGAGGGTTGCACAGGTTAGCGGCAATACCGCCTTCATCGAGAACTTCCAGGACTACGAACCAACAATCGAGGCGCTCTTCCATCTCATCGGCGGCAACCCGCGACTGGTTATCCTGCTGTATGAGACTATCTCGAGGGGCGGGATCGATGATGCAGGAAAGATCTTTTTCGAAATGACGGACGAGCAGACGCCGTATTACCAGGAGGTGTTCCAGAGGCTTACTGGACAGCGAAGGCTTATCTTCGATACGGTCCTCGGTGCAGAAACCCCCCTTACACCAAAGGAGATCGCAGAACGATCCCGGCTGGACCCCGCAACGGTGAACGCACAGCTCAGGAGACTGGAGAGGGACGGATACGTCATCTCTCACCCGATGGGGAGGAGGACATCATATGAGGCCCGGGAGCGCCTCTTGGGGCTGTGGCGGGCGATGCGGAGATCACCCGGAAGGAGTCGCGTATTCAGGTTCATCGAGTTCTTGAGAGACTGGTACAGCCCGGACGAGCGAGTGGCGGTTCTTGACATGGTATGCCGGGAACTATCGGGAGTTGCAGAGGGTGAAAACCAGATGGTCGCAATCGCCTCATATATTGCAACCGGGAAGCGGAATGAAGCACTGGTAGCGATCGAGAACGTGGAGGGGCCGTTTGCGGATCTAGACCAATTGATGCAGTTTGTGCATCTCTGCCTGACTCTTGCAGGAGAGGAACTGCTGGATGGGAACCGGACGAACGGCTTGCGCTTGATAGACATTGCGTATACTCAGGCGGGCCGTTTAGAACCGGGTCTGGTGAAGAAGGTCACCGTGGATTTCCTGAAATGGATCATCGGGGAGGGAGAGATACCCGCGATAAAGAGTGCCGTTGATGAGATAATCAGACTCAGGGGCACTGAATTTCAACGGTTCTTGAAACCGGTTGCTGATGCCGTTGAGATTGTCGAGACAAACGATACGAAATTGTATTCCACGAGGATGCAACCGGAAGAGAGGGAGATCGTTGCCGGGATTGTCCAGAGAATTACGGGGTCGGAGGAGCTGGTGCCGGAACTATAGAATTTTTAATGGTCGATAGTCAACTTTAGTTCATTACTCGCCCTTGGATCATAAATACAACTAAGAACTGAAGTTACTGCGACAGGTAGATGATATCTGTTTTTGAGATATGGACATGCCCTCAAGTTCCGAAAGCAATTTTTTAATTTTCTTTTCTGATTGTCCCTGTTTCAGGCCTTTCGTCAAATGTTTAATGTTGTACCCCCCATCTGCTAGTGCAAGTTCAAGAGCTGTGTAATAGGCAGAAGGCCCCAAGAATATAATCTCTTCGGTCAACGCAAACTCTAGATAATGGGGGATTTGTTTTGCAATTTTTGTTGCAAGGTTTCGAGAGTCCGTTTTGGTACTGATGACCATATCATAATTGGGGTTGATGATATCGTCTGGTCTTATCAAACCGTATTTGGCAGATAAAATAAACCAGGGACAATCGGAGATTTCAGCATATCTCCGCTTTAACAAAAAGGATCTGCCAATATATGCCTCCTTGGCTGCGCATGATGTTACCTCTATCTTAGATTTTCCGCATGATATAATCACAATGCTATTTGGCTCCTGCAGTTGGTGTGCAACGTCATCTTCTCTCTTAACTATCACTTTTGTTTTTAATGGAAAAATATGATTTTTTACTCTCTCTGCGGCGGTTTTAATTGGGTCACACGAAGCTTCAACTCCGCTCATTCGAGATAATACATTTTCTTCAATGAAACCCCTTGTTTGAAACACTCGATCTATATGGTGACATTTAGGGTCCTCGAATCTTCTCTTGTATTGGAAGATCCACCCTTTGTAATCAGCTGCGTCTACGCCGAGTTCTTCTAAAAATTCATGCCGTTTTGGATTATATACTCCCAGAGTGAAACATCGTTCGTCAGGCCATTCGCTTTTAATACGTCTGACAATCTCAATAATATCCATTTTATTTGACGAAGCGTATCTCGCTGTATTTTCTTTCTTTTTCAATAGTCCTCCGATTGCAACTTCTTCGAAACCTATCTTTTTAAGTTTTTCATAGCAGTACGCATATTCATCAGGGTTTTTTCCTTGGGCAACGCCTACCAGTTTAAAATTGCAATCGAGTTGCGAATATATGGTCATCGCCAGGTCAGCACTTTCAAGTGTTTTATCACAATCTCTAAGAACATCTAGAATGATCCCTCTCTCAACGTTCATTTGATCGTATCTCTCAAACAGTTCTGGGTAACTGAGGGCTGCGCCTGCTTTGGTGAAAACACCGCTATCAGCAATAGTTGTAATACTGTTCCGTACTGCCAAACCTCCTGTGCATCTACTTATGTCGCCATCAAAAGGGCATTCTCCATCAGCAACACCACAATATTCTAGGTCCCCACAAGGAAATTGTGAAGCCATCGCACGGAAGTTCTCGGTTGTGCAAGCTTGGAACATGAGACCAACCTTTACAGGATGCCTTTCGAAAGGCAGACCCGCAAGTATTCTTAAACTCATCGGACGGTCAGCCACAAAATGGGGTATTATGTGTGAGTAGGTCATGTGCCGTTATCTCTATTATACTCGTTTGCCGCACGAATAATCCTCTCGTTTGCATTGTACGCCGTTGTGGGAATTGGAACACCTTTTAATCCCGTTGCATCGTGACTAATTATAAGCCAGTGCCCGGGTCTAAACGTAAAAGTCGGACTTAACTCTTCTTCTCCTATTCCAAAAGCTTCAGCAATCTTATCTCTATCATACCTTCTTGGTAATTTACTGACAAAGTAAGTGTGGAGGTTCCCCATGACTTGTGTATCGAGCATCGAAGCTCTCTGAGTCGAAATCCCGATGCCTAAATTATATTTCCTCCCCCGTCTAGCGATCGTAATACAGGTTTCCTTTATCTGTTTTGTTACGTCATCGTCGACATCTGACGGAATGAATAGATCTGCTTCATCTAATAATAAAACAGTATAAGGTTCAATATCTGTACCTGTTGCCCCAATGCGTCTAGACTCGTATAATTCATTACCTAAAATACTGCAAAACTGTTTAAGCACGAAATCTTGCTTTCCAGTAATAATGATAATGCGACTTCTATCACTAGAATTCAGTTCATGGATGATTTCGTTAAAGGACAATATAGCATTGGGTGGTACATTGAGTAAATGGTCTCTATATCTTTCAAGTGCCCTGACGGTACGGTCTACAACCCCTTGTACAGTAGGTCTATTCCGTTCGGGCTGTATTCTCTGAATGGGTGCCCTAACAGGGCTTGAAAATTCGTTCTCTAAGTCGATAGCAATTTGGAGATTTTCTGGAGTAATGGGCAAATTTTCTACAGATCCTGTCCATGCGGTTTCAATTTCCAATAATGCCTCTCTTCCGGCTGCGCCGGTATTACTGGGCGTCTGATTCCTTAACTCATTCCGTAGCCATGTTGAAAGGTCTTTCACTGGTAGGGCCAGAGATGTCCTTGTTAAAGCATTCCGCACACCAAATCTGATAAAATCCTGAATATCATAATTTTCTCGTAAGTTCAGAGGTAGGTGCATCTGCCGGTGCAGTAAATTCACATTATCAGTTGTTGGTTCATCCCCCTGTCCTAGGTTCGCCACTATAGATTGGGGAAGAGAATCGACACCGACATGGATATATAATAACGAATCTGGTTCATATACGAATTTATCAATAAATAACCCTAGATATTCATCGTTAGGATCTATAATTACAATATTTACTGGATTCGCCGCTCTATCTAATTGATCTCTTATCTCAAGTTGATCAGCCTCTCTATGATCTGAAGGTATAATAGAATCGACCAGTGAAGACACAAAGTTTGATTTTCCGACACCTGTAAAACCAAAAATTCCAAAATGCGTTGTTAATAGAGCTCGGTTATCCAGTTTCACATTAATTGTTTCAAACTTTTTGTGAATAAGGTGAGATTCTGGCAGATTATCCATCTGGTAATTGATTATTGCATCAACCATATCTCGACTTAGCGGCCTTATCTCAGCCCCAACCATAGGCAGGCTTCTCTCTTCTTCAAGTGACGGGAGTTCGTCTAAAAGGTCGTTAAAGGTAAATTGCCATCCTGTAGAAACCGATTTGCATGATATCGTAGTTGTCGCTTGAAGTGGGTTATCCTTTTGGTTTTCCCAGTCTTCCTTAATAGATCGCATCGACTCAAACACATGTCCAGGATATGCTCCAAGACCTTCAGCCGCAAAATGGATCGGAAGAACTTGAGTAAGGGTTAGTACAGAATATGT is a genomic window of Methanoculleus bourgensis MS2 containing:
- a CDS encoding DUF6884 domain-containing protein — protein: MTYSHIIPHFVADRPMSLRILAGLPFERHPVKVGLMFQACTTENFRAMASQFPCGDLEYCGVADGECPFDGDISRCTGGLAVRNSITTIADSGVFTKAGAALSYPELFERYDQMNVERGIILDVLRDCDKTLESADLAMTIYSQLDCNFKLVGVAQGKNPDEYAYCYEKLKKIGFEEVAIGGLLKKKENTARYASSNKMDIIEIVRRIKSEWPDERCFTLGVYNPKRHEFLEELGVDAADYKGWIFQYKRRFEDPKCHHIDRVFQTRGFIEENVLSRMSGVEASCDPIKTAAERVKNHIFPLKTKVIVKREDDVAHQLQEPNSIVIISCGKSKIEVTSCAAKEAYIGRSFLLKRRYAEISDCPWFILSAKYGLIRPDDIINPNYDMVISTKTDSRNLATKIAKQIPHYLEFALTEEIIFLGPSAYYTALELALADGGYNIKHLTKGLKQGQSEKKIKKLLSELEGMSISQKQISSTCRSNFSS
- a CDS encoding AAA family ATPase, with protein sequence MPASSNVILYRYSPATLDRETLQYLLVGRQKLAESLLEEIDQASGSGTPRFFLLVGPRGIGKSHLLTLLYQRMHDDLAERIIPVKLAEEEYSIFRASDFFLRILEEMGIGIADVIALEEDRLVRDVAVDMLKGFASTEGKQIAIFVENLHEIFNQMDKREIQALRSIFQQTNTFSVVASAPSVFPGVSDHDEPFYNFFRIFHLLELKCAEVKELMKRVAQVSGNTAFIENFQDYEPTIEALFHLIGGNPRLVILLYETISRGGIDDAGKIFFEMTDEQTPYYQEVFQRLTGQRRLIFDTVLGAETPLTPKEIAERSRLDPATVNAQLRRLERDGYVISHPMGRRTSYEARERLLGLWRAMRRSPGRSRVFRFIEFLRDWYSPDERVAVLDMVCRELSGVAEGENQMVAIASYIATGKRNEALVAIENVEGPFADLDQLMQFVHLCLTLAGEELLDGNRTNGLRLIDIAYTQAGRLEPGLVKKVTVDFLKWIIGEGEIPAIKSAVDEIIRLRGTEFQRFLKPVADAVEIVETNDTKLYSTRMQPEEREIVAGIVQRITGSEELVPEL
- a CDS encoding ATP-binding protein, with product MTSPFDDIRLYRARSALLKITPDEQGRFEFELACQYTRFGLNQLQVGDLIAVENYSVSEDEHNRTYSVLTLTQVLPIHFAAEGLGAYPGHVFESMRSIKEDWENQKDNPLQATTTISCKSVSTGWQFTFNDLLDELPSLEEERSLPMVGAEIRPLSRDMVDAIINYQMDNLPESHLIHKKFETINVKLDNRALLTTHFGIFGFTGVGKSNFVSSLVDSIIPSDHREADQLEIRDQLDRAANPVNIVIIDPNDEYLGLFIDKFVYEPDSLLYIHVGVDSLPQSIVANLGQGDEPTTDNVNLLHRQMHLPLNLRENYDIQDFIRFGVRNALTRTSLALPVKDLSTWLRNELRNQTPSNTGAAGREALLEIETAWTGSVENLPITPENLQIAIDLENEFSSPVRAPIQRIQPERNRPTVQGVVDRTVRALERYRDHLLNVPPNAILSFNEIIHELNSSDRSRIIIITGKQDFVLKQFCSILGNELYESRRIGATGTDIEPYTVLLLDEADLFIPSDVDDDVTKQIKETCITIARRGRKYNLGIGISTQRASMLDTQVMGNLHTYFVSKLPRRYDRDKIAEAFGIGEEELSPTFTFRPGHWLIISHDATGLKGVPIPTTAYNANERIIRAANEYNRDNGT